GCGCGCAGATCACGGCTCCAGGCGCCGGGTGGTCACAACGCCCGCCCGCCAATACAATGTTCCATGGATTTCTGGAGGATGTCATGGGAGACCCCTCACGCAGGTCGGCGCTGTACGACGCCTTCGCCCACACCGGCAAGGCGCTGAGCAGTGGGAAGCGCCTGGAACTGCTCGATCTGCTGGCCCAGGGCGAGCGCACCGTCGACGCCCTCGCCAAGGCGGCCGGCCTGAACCTGACCACCGCCTCCGCGCATCTGCAGACCCTCAAGCAGGCCGGGCTCGTGGCGACCCGCCGTGAGGGCGTGCGCATCCACTACCGGCTGGCCGGAGACGACGTCGCCGCCCTCTACGCCCTGCTGCGCCGGGTCGCACAGACCCACCAGGCAGGCGTCGAGGCCGCCCGCACCGCCTACCTCGGCGACGACCGGCCGGAGGGGGTCGGGCGCGAGGAACTGCTGGCCCGCGCGCAGGCGGGCGAGGTCGTCGTCCTGGACGTGCGTCCGGCCGAGGAGTACGCCGCCGGGCACATCCCCGGCGCCATCTCCATCCCGTTCGAGGAACTCGCCGACCGCATCGCCGAGTTGCCCGTCGACGCCGAGGTCGTCGCCTACTGCCGCGGCGAGTACTGCGTCATGGCCCACGACGCCGTACGCCTGCTCAGCACCCGTGGCCGCCGAGCCGTGCGGCTGACCGACGGCATGCTGGAGTGGCGCCTCGCCCAGATGCCGGTAGCCACCGGGGAGGCGGCGTGATCCCCGCGCGTCTGAGGCCGCGGGACGAGATGGTCTCTCCGCACTGCAACGCCACCAGCCGCGTCGACCCCCGGGTGGTCGACGCGATGCTGTCGCACCTGGGGCGTCAGGGCGCCCACGACTCCGTCCAGGACCTGGCCCAAGCCCTCGACACCTCCTGACCACCACGTCCCGGCCGTCCGCCCTCTCCTCGCGGCGGCGGGCCCGGCTCCCCGTCCCCGCCGCCCCAGCGAAAGAGCCTCCTTGACGAACACCGACTCCGCCCCGACCGAGATATCCCCGCGCTCCCAGGCGCAGCGACGCGTCCTGACCGTCCTGGTCACCGCCCAGGTCCTCAGCGGCGCAGGCCTCGCCGCCGGCATCACCGTCGGCGCCCTGCTGGCCCAGGACATGCTCGGCTCCACCGGCCTGGCCGGCCTGCCCAGTGCCCTGTTCACCGCGGGATCCGCCCTCGCCGCCGTCGCCGTCGGCCGCATGTCCCAGGCCCGGGGCCGCCGCTCCGGCCTCGCCGCCGGGTACCTCGTGGGAGCGGTCGGCGGCGCCGGTGTCGTCACCGCAGCCGTCGCTGACAACCCCCTCCTGCTCTTCATCTCGCTCTTCGTCTACGGGGCCGGCAGCGCCACCAACCTCCAGGCCCGCTATGCAGGCGCCGACCTCGCCGCCCCGTCCCACCGCGGACGCGCCGTCTCCACCGTCCTGGTCGCCACCACCCTCGGCGGCGTTGTCGGCCCTGTCCTCACCTCGTCGACCGGCGACCTCGCCCACGCCCTCGGCATCCCCCGCCTGGCCGGGCCGTTCCTCCTGGCCACCGTCGCCTACGTGGCCGCCGCCCTCGTCCTGGTGATCTGGCTGCGCCCTGATCCCCTGCTCCTCGCCCGGACCCTCGACACCGAGCAGTCCCTCGGCAACGGCACCACCGGTACGGAGGAGACGGCTTCGGCCCAGGGCCGCAGTGCCGGTGTCGTCCTGGGCGCGCTGATCATGGTCCTCACCCAGCTCGTCATGGTCGCGATCATGACGATGACGCCCGTCCACATGCACGACCACGGCCACACCACCACCGCCTCGGGTTTCGTCATCGCCGTCCACGTGGCCGCGATGTTCCTGCCCTCGCCCCTGACCGGACGGCTCGCCGACCACTACGGGCGCATCAAGGTCGCCGTCGCCTCCGGCATCACCCTCCTGGCCTCGGGTGTCCTCGCCGCCACCGCACCCGCCGACTCCGTCGCCCCGCTCGCCCTTGCCCTCGCCCTGCTCGGCCTGGGCTGGAACCTCGGCCTCGTGGCCGGCACCGCGATCATCACCGACACCGTGCCCCTGGCCACCCGCGCCAAGACCCAGGGCATGGTCGACGTCTCGATCGCGATCGCAGGTGCCACCGGGGGCCTGTCCTCCGGCCTCGTCGTGGCTGCCTCCGGTTACCCCGTCCTCGCCCTCACCGGCGGAATCCTCGCCCTCGCCGTCCTGCCCGCCATCGCCGCCACCGCGAGCCGCCGATGACCAGCCTCACCGCCCCGGCGGCCGACATCACGGTCGACGGCACCGGCCACACCTACCTCGGGCCCGTCGCCGCCCCAGACCCAGACCTAGACCGGGATGTGTACGCGCTCCGTCTGACGGCCGATGCTCTGCCCACCCGGCCCGACGCGCCGTGCCACCCGGGCGGGGCCGTGGGTGGCTCCCCCGGATGGCCGTCCAGCTGTCCAACTCCCGTGAGAAGGCCGCTGTTCGAGGGTCGGCACTACGACGGCGGCTTCTGCTCACCCTGCGCGGCCTGCAGGTCGGCCAGCAGCTCGGCCTGCCCGGCGAGCACCCCGGACAGGATGGTCCGTGCGACCCGCAGAAGCTCCGCGACCTGCGGGCTGGTCAGCGAGTAGTACACGGTCGAACCCTCCTTGCGGGTCTTGACCAGATTCGCCCGCCGCAGCACCGCCAGCTGCTGGGACAGATGAGCGGGCTCGATACCGACCTCGGGCAGCATCTCCGCGACCGCGTGTTCCCGTTCGCTCAGCAGCTCCAGGACCCGGATACGGGCCGGATGGCCCAGCGTCTTGAAGAACTCGGCCTTCAGTTGGTACAGCGGCGTACTCATCGTGCCGTCCCCTCCCCGACGCAACGGCACGGCCCCTCCGGCCGGAGCACGGCGCATCGCAACCACCCACTCGTCAAGAACACGCGGACCATCCTCGCCTGCGGCACCGGCCACGCCGAACCCGGATGCGAGTGACCAGAGCAGCTCGGATCCAGACGGCCAGGACGACGCCTGCACCATCGCCGCCGTCGGGACCATCGGAGCCATCGGAGCCATCGGGCGGCATACGGGGAGGCCGCCCGGGTCGTCGACCTGGGCGGTCGGCACAGCACGGTGTCGGATCAGGCCTTCTTCACGACGCCGGACTTGAGTTGCATCGCGCCGAACCCATCGACCTTGCAGTCGATGTCGTGGCCGTCCACGCCGTCGACCAGGCGGATGTTGCGCACCTTGGTGCCCGCCTTGATCCCGCTCGGGCTGCCCTTGACCTTCAGCGTCCTGACGACCGTCACGGTGTCACCGTCGGCGAGCACGTTGCCGACCGCGTCCTTGATCACCCTGCTTCCGGAGGCGCCGTCCGCGGACTCCGCAGACGGTGACCACTCGTGCCCGCACCCAGGGCAGACCAGGAGCGCACCCATCTCGTAGCTGTAGGCGCCGGAGCATTCGGGGCAGGGGGGAAGGTTGTCACTCATGGCACAGGTGTCTTTCGGTCGGTGTGCGGATACGGGGGTCAGGGGTCAGGGGTCAGGTGGGCCAGCCGTCGGTGCGCCACGCCTGCTGTGCCTCGTCGGGAGGCGACTTGTGCCGGGCGTGGGCGGCGAGGGCGGTGGCCAGGTCGCCATGGACGGGGAGGTCCGGGCAGTCGCCGGGCGGGACGAGCGAGCCGTCGGCGGGGATGGCGGCCAGTTCCAGGCTCCGGCCCGTGCCCGCGAGGCGGCGTGCGGTCTCGGTGATGGCCAACCGGCCTTCCGTGGACCATCCGCGCAGTCCGGTCAGGTCGAGGATGACCGGCCCGGTGCCGCGGGCGACGACCCAGCCGACCGCTCCCTCGAAGCGACGGACCGCCGCCGGGCCCAGGTGGCCTGCGACGGAGAGCACCCCGAAGTCGTCCTCGACGGTGTAGCGCCACTCGATGGTCATGACGGTGAACTTCCTTGCGTGGGCGGCCCGTCGAGGTTGAGGGGAAGAGTTGTCCAGATGCTCTTGCCGTCGGCGTCGCCGTGCACGGCGACGGTGCCGCCGAGTTGCCGGGTGAGCTCCATGACCATGCCGAGACCACCACTGGTGCCGGTTGCGACATGGTGCAGCGAGGGCTGGTGGGGGTGGCGGTCGTGGACGGCGAAGGCCAGACGGCCTCCGCTCGCCGCATACATGACCGTGATCTGCGGGGACACCTCGGCGGCGTGCCGGACGCTGTTGGTCACCAGCTCACTGAGGATCAGCAGCGCCGCGTCCACGACGGGCCGGCGCAGATCTATCCCCCACTCGGCCAGCGCCTCTTCGGCGGTCTCACGGGCGAGACGGACGGCGGACGGCTCGTTGGGCAGGGTGAGCACGTGCCGGTACGGAAGGACATCGAGAACGGGGACCATCATGTCTCCAGGCGGGCGAGGCGGAAGCCGGTGACGCTCTGGGGATTCAGGCGCAGCAGAGTGTCGTGCGGCCCGTGCGTCCAGCCCGGCAGGGTGCGGCGGTAATGGTCTGTCTCGTCGGCGTCGCCGAGGACGTCGGCGGGGCCATGGACCGTGACCGTCCAGCCGGTGCCGTGCACCGCCCGGATCTCGTCCACGTGGTAGGTCACCGTGGCCGGCATCGCCGCCGCCTGGACGGGGGCCCGGGCGATCAGTCGGCCGTACTCCCACACATGCCGGGCCGGCCGTACGACGGTCAGCTCCCGCTGCTGGTACACCAGCCGTCCCAGGCTGCTGCCCTCCAGCAGCCACAGGGCCTCCGCTCCGGAGATCTCCACCAGTCGCAGGGGGGCGGGGGCAGTGCTCATCGGACGGCTTCCTCGCTGGGGGTTCGGGGCTTCTGGGCGGGTACGGCCGTCAGGACTCCGGTCGTCGCCAGGTGGTCCCGGGCGGCCCGGATCGCCTCGGGGGTGGTGTCGTACTCCCGGCCGTCGTGCCGCAGCAGTTCCAGCGCGCCGACGGAGTCCAGAACCTGGCGCTGACCGGTGCGGATCCCGGAGGCCAGGACGAGGATGCCGCGCCGCTTCAGTTTCTCCACGGCGTCCTTGAGGACCAGCGCGCCGGTGGCGTCCATGGTCGACACCCGCGACATGCGCAGGATGACGACACGTACGTCGGCCACGTCGGTCAGCTCCAGCAGGAAGCGGTGCGCGGCGGCGAAGAAGAGCGGCCCGTCGATGCGGTACGCGACGATGTGCTCGGCGAGGAGGGCGTGTTCTTCGGCGCTGTGGTCGCCGCGGTCGAGCGGGACCTGGTCGAAGCGGGCCTGCTTGGCCACGGCGCGCAGGGCGAGAGCACCCGCGACGACCAGGCCGATGATCACCGCGTACACGAGGTCCAATACCAGGGTCGCGACCGCGGTGAGGACGAGGATCAGCGCATCCGAGCGGGTGGCCTTGGCCATCGCCCTGAGCGAGCCGACCTCCACCATGCGGACCGCGGTGGCCAGCAGCACGCCGGCGAGGGCGGCGAGCGGGATCCTGGAGACGAGGGGAGCCGCGGCGAACACGATCACCGCGAGGATCGCGGCATGGATCAGGGCGGCCAGCCGGGACACGGCACCGGTGCGGACGTTGACCGCGGTCCGGGCGATCGCGCCGGTCGCGGGCACGCCGCCGAACAGCGGGGCCGCGATATTGGCCAGCCCCTGGCCGAATAGCTCGCGATCGGGGTCGTGGCGCTGCCCCACCGTCATGCCGTCCGCCACCGAGGCGGACAGCAGGGACTCCAGGGCCGCGAGCGCCGCCACGGCCACCGCCGGGGCGAGCAGGGTGCTGAGCGAGCCGAGGTCCAGGAAGCCGAGTGAGGGCGCGGGCAGCCCGGACGGAAGGTCACCGATCGGCTGCGCCGCGTCCAGGCCCGCCACCTGGGAGACGGCCGTGGCCGCGATGACCGCCAGGATGGAGAACGGGACGGTCGGCCGCCAGCGGGCGCCCACCAGCATGACGGCGGCCACCGCGACCGCGAAGCCGACCGCCGTCCAGTTCGGATCCCTCGCGAACTCCACGACGGCCCGCCAGGCCACCACCAGCACACGATCGCCCTCGGCCTTGGGCACCCCGAGCGCGTTCGGGACCTGCTGCAGTCCGATCACGCAGGCGATCCCGAGCGTGAAGCCCTCCACCACGGGCGCGGGCACGTACTGCATGTACTTGCCGGCCCGCAGCGCTGCCAGCACCACGAGCATGACGCCGGCCATCAGCCCGACGGTCAGCACGCCGGTCGGCCCGTACGCGCCGACGATGGGCACCAGCACCACGGTCATGGCCCCGGTCGGCCCGGACACCTGGAGGTTGGACCCGCCGAACAGCGCGGCGAGCGCGCCGGCGACCACGGCGGTCGCCAGTCCTGCCTCGGCACCGAGACCGGAGGAGACACCGAAGCCGAGAGCGAGCGGCAGGGCCACGATCGCCACGGTGAGGCCGGCGAGCAGGTCCCTGCGCGGATCCCGTCGCATGTCCGCCAGGTGGGCGCGGGCGGGCATGAGCGCGGTGAGCCGGGCCCCGGCCCGGCTGATCCCCGGAGTCATCGCGCCGCGCCCTCGGCTTCCCGCAGCTCTGTCAGCAGCTCGCCCTGCCCGGCGAGCATCTCGGTCAGGATCCGGCGCGCGGCCCTCATCAGATCGGCGACGTCCCCGCCCGCCAGCTCGTAGACCACCGTCGAGCCCTCCCGGGTCGAGGTGACGATCCCGGAACGCCGCAGCACCGCCAGCTGCTGGGACAGGCCGGACGGCTCCACCTCGATGGCGGCAAGCAGGTCCCGCACCGGCAACGGCCCGTCCTGCAGCAGTTCCAGAACACGTATGCGTACCGGATGCCCCAGCATCCGGAAGAACTCGGCCTTGGCCTGGTACAGCGGAACAGACACAACCCCTCGGCTTCCCTGCGAACCCCGCCCCGCGGGCCGGGCACAAAGGCTGTGTGTCCGCGACTACCGGACCGTGTGCAGCCAACCTCAGCATCTAGCTAATTGCGAAATTTTGCAATTCCGCATGAGTGAATGATGGGCCGCATCGCGACGCGCTGAGGGTTCTGCCCCGGATCAACCGGAGCCCCCAGCACCGTCGACCACCGTGCGGCAAGGCGTCGTGTCCGGTCGCCACGGTGAACCGAGCCGGCGCGACACCCGCGGTCCCGAGCACCGCCATCGCCCCGGCGGGCAGCGGTCCGGCACCCAGCGCGCAGGCGGCGGCGACCACGACGAGGGACGGACCCGGGTGGGACGGACCCGGGTGGGACGGACCCGCGCACCGGCGGCACCCCCGGCCGCACCACGGCCTGGGCGCGGATCAGCAGGACCGGGAACATCCGGCCGTCGGTTCGATGCAGGGCGGATCAGGGCTGTGAGGCTATGGGGCCACGTCCGCAGGTGAGCGGCCCGCCTCCGGCCGCAGGCGGAGTCCGGCCTCTTACGTGGGTTGCAGAGTCTCTACCTGTGGTTCGAGGCGCCATTCGTCCTGCAGCGCGAGGACGGCTCCACACCCCCGGCCATAGGCTCAATCACATCGAGAACGCGGTCGGCCACCGCTTCTACGACGACTTCCAAGACCGGCTCTGCCAGCGGCTCTTCCACGCTCTTCCACGCTCTTCCGCGTATCCGGCCCAACCTTCCAACACATTCAGGGGGATCTCCCATGTCCAAGCGCATTCTCTTCTCGTCTCTCATCGGCGCCGTCGCCCTCGGCGGAGTGGCCGTCGGCGGCCTCGCCCTGGCCTCGGCCCCCACGGAGCCGACCCTGGAGCACGGCTCGGCTCGCTACACGGCTCCGTCCGACGCCAGCGCGGGCTCGTTCGCCTACACCGTGGACGTGAGCGACGGCTCGGGCATCCGAGACCTCAAGGTCCTCGCCTGGCCCGCGAGTTCGAAGCTCGACCCGACCGAGGCGGAGCTGCGCTCGGTGGAGAGCGCCAAGTGCCGGAGCACCTCGGACGAGACCACCCGCTGCACCTACACGCTGAAGGTCACGAAGCGGGAGGCGGCCGACCTGGCCAAGGGCACCTGGTACGTCTCGGCACTGGCGACGGCCAAGGACGGAGGCACGACGTTCGTGCCCCGCGCCGCCACGTTCGACCTCACACGCTGACACGCCGGTCGAACCGTCGTTCGCGAGGCGGCCTGCCGGAAGGCTGGCGAGGACCGCCCGCACTCCAGGAATGTCCCGGTGAGCGGGCCGCGGAGCGCGGAGTGCGGAGTGCGGAGTGCGGTAAGTGAGTGCCGCACGCCACGCTCCGGCACCGTTCCACCGCAGGGACGTCAGCGCCGTACCGCCGTCGGGTCCTCTGCCACCGGCGCCGTCACGCTGCCCAGGAGCCGTAGCGCGGCCTCCGACGGCGAGCCGGGCTCGGCCGTGTAGGCGATGAGGCGCTGGCCCGAGGCGCCGGGTATGACGAGGTTCTCGAAGCTGAGGTCCAGCGCGCCGACCAGCGGGTGACGCAGGTGCTTCACCCCGGAGGTGCAGGTGCGCACCGGGTGTCGGGCCCAGCGAGTGGCGAACTCGTCGCAGTTCATGGCGAGTTGGCCGATGAGTTCGGCGAGGGCACGGTCGTGGGGATGGCGGCCGGCGACCAGGCGCAGGGAGGCCACGCCGAGTTGGGCCTGCCCGTTCCAGTCCGTGAACAGCTCCCGGTACTGCTCGTCCAGGAACAGCATCCGGGTCAGGTTGGGGCGGGTGGCCGGGCTGTCGGGGCTCTCGGGCGCCAGGTGCCCGGCGAGCAGCGCGTGCCCCATACGATCACCGGCGGCATTCTGCAGACCGTCTGCACGGCCGCGCTGCTCGGCCTCGGCGACGACCGCTCGTGGATGTGGCTGCTACTGATCGGCACCTCCGCCGGTGGGGTCGGCAACATGCTCGTCATCGTGGGCTTCATGGTCACCGCCACCTCGGGACTCGCCGATCACGAACAGGGTCTGGCCACCGGCCTCGCCACCATGACCCAGCAGGTCGGCATCACCATGGGCACACCGATCACGAGCGCCGTCGCCACGGCCGCCATGACCGGCGCCGGAGCGTCGGCCATCCTCGGCGGTCTGAAGGTCGCGATCGCGGTGAACGCCGCCATCGTGCTCCTCGGCACCCTCACCAGTGTTCTGTTCCTGCACACCCGGTCGAGTACGAGGTGACGGCGAGCGGTACGGGCCGCCGGGCGTCGGCAGGTCGCACGCCACCGCCGTACGGGCTGTCGCCGGGTTCTGGTGGATGTCCCCTTCCAACGGATTCTCACGGAACTGCAGCTTCACCGGTTCGCCCGCCCCGCACGGGGGTTCCTCACCGTGGAACGGTGAGGAACCCCCGGGGCGAGTGACATCAGCGCCCCCGGTGTCGGCTCAGTAGGAGCCGTTGGCCTGCCAGAACGCCCATGCGTCGCAGGGGCTGCCATAGCGGTCGTTCATGTAGTTCAGGCCCCACTTGATCTGCGTGGCCGGGTTGGTCTGCCAGTCGGCTCCGGCGGACGACATCTTGGAGCCGGGATAGGCCTGTACGAGACCGTAGGCCCCGGAAGAGGGGTTGACCGCCTTGTGGTTCCAGCCGGACTCGTGGTCCACGATGTTGCTGAAGCACTGGAACTGATCGCCGGGCACCATCTGTCGTGCGATGGCCTGGACCTGGGCAACGGTGTACGAGGACTGCGGCGCGACGGTGGAGGAGCTCGTCGACGAGCGTTCGGCCTGCTGCGCCTCCTGGCGATCCTTGGCGTCCTGCTCGGCCTTCTTCCGTTCGGCCTTCTTCCGTTCGGCCTCCTTCTGCTTGGCGATCGCGTCCCTGGCGGCCTGTTTGCGGGCCGCCTCCGCCGCGGTCACCCTCGCGCTGTTGTCCGCGGCGATGGACTGCGCGTCGGCCTGTTGGGTCAAGGAGGCCGTTTGTATCCGGGCCTGCTGCCCCATGGGTATGTCCGCGAGGAGGGTCGAGCCGCTCGCCGTCGTTTCGGCGTCGTTCACCGCCTGGCCGGTGCTGCTCTGGCCGACTCCCACAACGGCGCCGACAGTGGTGACCGCGGTGGCAGAGACCACCGCGAGTTCCCGGACTAAATTCCCGCTCACACGGTGTCCTACCTTTCAAGGGTGGTTGCTCCGGTCATTCGTAAGATCGGAGGGCCCAGGGATTCTGGGTATGGCTGTCACAGGGAAGCCGTTGGATGGCTCAAAGGACTTGGCCGCCCGGAGCCCCGCGACGACTCGACCGCCAATTGGGAGACGCGACTCCGATCGCTGCTGTAGGACAACGTCGGCGAGGTCGTCTGCGGGTGACATGTGAGACGGCGAGCTGGCGGAGGTGGCCGTGCCCGAGATCTGGGCCGGAGTGGACATCGGCAAGGAACATCACCACTGCGTGGTGATCAACGGGGACGGTGAACGGCTGCTGTCCCGCCGGGTCCTGAACGACGAGACCGAGCTGCTTCAGCTCATCGGTGATGTCCTGGAGATATCCACCGACGTGCTGTGGGCTGTCGACCTCAACCACGGCGGTGCCGCACTGCTGATCGGCCTGCTCCTCGGCCACGGCCAGCCGATGGCCTACCTCACCGGCCTGGCGGTCCACCGGGCCTCGGCCACTTACAAGGGCGAAGGCAAGACCGATGCGAAGGATGCATTCGTCATCGCCGACCAGGCCCGTGTCCGCCGGGACCTCGGCCTGCTGCGGCCTGGCGACGAGATCGCCGTCGACCTGCGCACCCTGACCACCCGGCGCCTGGATGTGGTCTTCGACCGCACCCGGCAGATCAACCGGCTCCGCGCCCAACTGCTGGAGATCTTCCCCGCGTTGGAGCGGTCGCTGGAGCTGGTCAACAAAGGGCCGGTGATGCTGCTGACCGGCTACCAGACCCCGACTGCGATCCGCCGTGCCGGCACCAAGCGGATCGAGACCTGGCTGAAGAACCGCAAGGTCCGCGGCGCCGCAGCCCTGGCGAAGACGGCCACGGAGGCCGCCCAGGCCCAGCACACCGCGCTGCCTGGCGAGAAGCTGGCCGCTGCCATGGTGGCCCGCCTCGCCAAGGGGGTGATGGCCCTCGATGAGGAGATCGCCGAGCTCGACGCCCTGATCGAGGCCAAGTTTCGCGAGCATCCGCACGGCGAGGTGATCCGCAGCCTGCCCGGCATGGGCCCCAAACTCGGCGCCGAGTTCATTGCCGCGACCGGCGGCGACATGGAGGCCTTCGGCAGTGCCGACCGCCTGGCCGGCTTCGCCGGCCTGGCCCCCAGACCACGCGACTCCGGCCGCGTCAGCGGCAACCTGCGCAGGCCCAGGCGATACCACCGCGGCCTGCTGCGGAGCATGTACCTCTCGGCGATGGTCAGTATCACGGCCTGCCCCGCCTCCAAGGCGTACTACCAGCGCAAACGAAGCGAGGGGAAGGGGCACAAGCAGGCTCTCCTCGCTCTCGCCCGTCGCAGGCTCAATGTGCTG
The DNA window shown above is from Streptomyces akebiae and carries:
- a CDS encoding ArsR/SmtB family transcription factor, with product MSVPLYQAKAEFFRMLGHPVRIRVLELLQDGPLPVRDLLAAIEVEPSGLSQQLAVLRRSGIVTSTREGSTVVYELAGGDVADLMRAARRILTEMLAGQGELLTELREAEGAAR
- a CDS encoding ATP-binding protein — encoded protein: MVPVLDVLPYRHVLTLPNEPSAVRLARETAEEALAEWGIDLRRPVVDAALLILSELVTNSVRHAAEVSPQITVMYAASGGRLAFAVHDRHPHQPSLHHVATGTSGGLGMVMELTRQLGGTVAVHGDADGKSIWTTLPLNLDGPPTQGSSPS
- a CDS encoding ArsR/SmtB family transcription factor, which gives rise to MGDPSRRSALYDAFAHTGKALSSGKRLELLDLLAQGERTVDALAKAAGLNLTTASAHLQTLKQAGLVATRREGVRIHYRLAGDDVAALYALLRRVAQTHQAGVEAARTAYLGDDRPEGVGREELLARAQAGEVVVLDVRPAEEYAAGHIPGAISIPFEELADRIAELPVDAEVVAYCRGEYCVMAHDAVRLLSTRGRRAVRLTDGMLEWRLAQMPVATGEAA
- a CDS encoding IS110 family RNA-guided transposase, which translates into the protein MAVPEIWAGVDIGKEHHHCVVINGDGERLLSRRVLNDETELLQLIGDVLEISTDVLWAVDLNHGGAALLIGLLLGHGQPMAYLTGLAVHRASATYKGEGKTDAKDAFVIADQARVRRDLGLLRPGDEIAVDLRTLTTRRLDVVFDRTRQINRLRAQLLEIFPALERSLELVNKGPVMLLTGYQTPTAIRRAGTKRIETWLKNRKVRGAAALAKTATEAAQAQHTALPGEKLAAAMVARLAKGVMALDEEIAELDALIEAKFREHPHGEVIRSLPGMGPKLGAEFIAATGGDMEAFGSADRLAGFAGLAPRPRDSGRVSGNLRRPRRYHRGLLRSMYLSAMVSITACPASKAYYQRKRSEGKGHKQALLALARRRLNVLWAMMRDGQCYQGSPPVTAAA
- a CDS encoding SulP family inorganic anion transporter — its product is MTPGISRAGARLTALMPARAHLADMRRDPRRDLLAGLTVAIVALPLALGFGVSSGLGAEAGLATAVVAGALAALFGGSNLQVSGPTGAMTVVLVPIVGAYGPTGVLTVGLMAGVMLVVLAALRAGKYMQYVPAPVVEGFTLGIACVIGLQQVPNALGVPKAEGDRVLVVAWRAVVEFARDPNWTAVGFAVAVAAVMLVGARWRPTVPFSILAVIAATAVSQVAGLDAAQPIGDLPSGLPAPSLGFLDLGSLSTLLAPAVAVAALAALESLLSASVADGMTVGQRHDPDRELFGQGLANIAAPLFGGVPATGAIARTAVNVRTGAVSRLAALIHAAILAVIVFAAAPLVSRIPLAALAGVLLATAVRMVEVGSLRAMAKATRSDALILVLTAVATLVLDLVYAVIIGLVVAGALALRAVAKQARFDQVPLDRGDHSAEEHALLAEHIVAYRIDGPLFFAAAHRFLLELTDVADVRVVILRMSRVSTMDATGALVLKDAVEKLKRRGILVLASGIRTGQRQVLDSVGALELLRHDGREYDTTPEAIRAARDHLATTGVLTAVPAQKPRTPSEEAVR
- a CDS encoding STAS domain-containing protein, whose amino-acid sequence is MTIEWRYTVEDDFGVLSVAGHLGPAAVRRFEGAVGWVVARGTGPVILDLTGLRGWSTEGRLAITETARRLAGTGRSLELAAIPADGSLVPPGDCPDLPVHGDLATALAAHARHKSPPDEAQQAWRTDGWPT
- a CDS encoding ArsR/SmtB family transcription factor — protein: MSTPLYQLKAEFFKTLGHPARIRVLELLSEREHAVAEMLPEVGIEPAHLSQQLAVLRRANLVKTRKEGSTVYYSLTSPQVAELLRVARTILSGVLAGQAELLADLQAAQGEQKPPS
- a CDS encoding MmyB family transcriptional regulator; translation: MGHALLAGHLAPESPDSPATRPNLTRMLFLDEQYRELFTDWNGQAQLGVASLRLVAGRHPHDRALAELIGQLAMNCDEFATRWARHPVRTCTSGVKHLRHPLVGALDLSFENLVIPGASGQRLIAYTAEPGSPSEAALRLLGSVTAPVAEDPTAVRR
- a CDS encoding zinc ribbon domain-containing protein YjdM, with product MSDNLPPCPECSGAYSYEMGALLVCPGCGHEWSPSAESADGASGSRVIKDAVGNVLADGDTVTVVRTLKVKGSPSGIKAGTKVRNIRLVDGVDGHDIDCKVDGFGAMQLKSGVVKKA
- a CDS encoding MFS transporter, with protein sequence MTNTDSAPTEISPRSQAQRRVLTVLVTAQVLSGAGLAAGITVGALLAQDMLGSTGLAGLPSALFTAGSALAAVAVGRMSQARGRRSGLAAGYLVGAVGGAGVVTAAVADNPLLLFISLFVYGAGSATNLQARYAGADLAAPSHRGRAVSTVLVATTLGGVVGPVLTSSTGDLAHALGIPRLAGPFLLATVAYVAAALVLVIWLRPDPLLLARTLDTEQSLGNGTTGTEETASAQGRSAGVVLGALIMVLTQLVMVAIMTMTPVHMHDHGHTTTASGFVIAVHVAAMFLPSPLTGRLADHYGRIKVAVASGITLLASGVLAATAPADSVAPLALALALLGLGWNLGLVAGTAIITDTVPLATRAKTQGMVDVSIAIAGATGGLSSGLVVAASGYPVLALTGGILALAVLPAIAATASRR
- a CDS encoding aggregation-promoting factor C-terminal-like domain-containing protein, with amino-acid sequence MSGNLVRELAVVSATAVTTVGAVVGVGQSSTGQAVNDAETTASGSTLLADIPMGQQARIQTASLTQQADAQSIAADNSARVTAAEAARKQAARDAIAKQKEAERKKAERKKAEQDAKDRQEAQQAERSSTSSSTVAPQSSYTVAQVQAIARQMVPGDQFQCFSNIVDHESGWNHKAVNPSSGAYGLVQAYPGSKMSSAGADWQTNPATQIKWGLNYMNDRYGSPCDAWAFWQANGSY
- a CDS encoding pyridoxamine 5'-phosphate oxidase family protein; the encoded protein is MSTAPAPLRLVEISGAEALWLLEGSSLGRLVYQQRELTVVRPARHVWEYGRLIARAPVQAAAMPATVTYHVDEIRAVHGTGWTVTVHGPADVLGDADETDHYRRTLPGWTHGPHDTLLRLNPQSVTGFRLARLET
- a CDS encoding DUF5707 domain-containing protein, whose translation is MSKRILFSSLIGAVALGGVAVGGLALASAPTEPTLEHGSARYTAPSDASAGSFAYTVDVSDGSGIRDLKVLAWPASSKLDPTEAELRSVESAKCRSTSDETTRCTYTLKVTKREAADLAKGTWYVSALATAKDGGTTFVPRAATFDLTR